The following proteins are encoded in a genomic region of Sorangiineae bacterium MSr12523:
- a CDS encoding DUF952 domain-containing protein, whose protein sequence is MRWLFHIATSATWSAFQADGSDAYTAPSLATEGFIHCSYRDAVAESAKLYFPKDASLVVLRIDPRALTAPVVVANTPRGPMPHVHGAIPRAAVRAVSSLADFAREPDSIT, encoded by the coding sequence AACCTGGTCAGCTTTCCAGGCCGACGGAAGCGATGCCTACACCGCACCGTCACTCGCGACCGAGGGCTTCATCCACTGCTCCTACCGCGATGCCGTGGCCGAAAGCGCGAAGCTCTACTTTCCCAAGGACGCGTCGCTCGTGGTCCTACGCATCGACCCGCGCGCGTTGACGGCCCCCGTCGTCGTCGCCAACACACCGCGCGGACCGATGCCGCACGTCCACGGCGCGATCCCTCGCGCCGCGGTGCGTGCGGTCTCTTCGCTCGCGGACTTCGCCCGCGAGCCCGACTCGATTACTTGA
- a CDS encoding ABC transporter substrate-binding protein, with protein MNFLTRYAVYFGLGTVAVTAAGCSKKEAPVAATQTDLSALDKAAEKWVDSEFQPSTLSREKQLEEMKWFRDAAKPFREKGMTINVVSETIDTHVYESKTLAKAFEEITGIKVKHDIIQEGDVIEKLQTEMQSGRAIYDMYVNDSDLIGTHMRYGVAVPLSDFMSGEGKDVTLPTLDIDDFIGKSFGTGPDGKLYQLPDQQFANLYWFRYDWFSKPELKAKFKAKYGYELGVPVNWSAYEDIADFFTNDVKTIDGVKVYGHMDYGKKDPSLGWRFTDAWLSMAGVGDKGIPNGKPVDEWGIRVEGCNPAGSSVARGGEANGPAAVYALTKYIDWLKKYAPPEAAGMTFSEAGPVPGQGNVAQQIFWYTAFTAPLTKQGLPVVNEDGTPKWRMAPSPHGPYWEEGTKLGYQDAGSWTMLKNAPLERRKAAWLYAQFTVAKTTSLKKFLTGLTPIRDSDLKSEAVTKIAPKLGGLVEFYRSPARVAWTPTGTNVPDYPKLAQLWWPNVSSAVTGEKTPQAAMDTLAEQMDDTMARLEKAGMKNCPPKLNEKKDPKYWFDQPGAPKGKLANEKPKGETVPYEQLLQAWKEGRVK; from the coding sequence ATGAACTTCCTAACGCGATATGCGGTCTATTTCGGGCTCGGGACGGTGGCCGTCACCGCAGCCGGGTGTAGTAAGAAAGAGGCCCCCGTTGCGGCCACGCAGACCGATCTCTCGGCGCTGGACAAGGCCGCGGAGAAATGGGTCGACTCGGAGTTCCAGCCGAGCACCCTTTCGCGCGAAAAGCAGCTCGAGGAAATGAAGTGGTTCCGCGATGCGGCCAAACCCTTCCGCGAGAAGGGCATGACCATCAACGTGGTGTCCGAGACCATCGACACGCACGTCTACGAATCGAAGACGCTGGCCAAAGCCTTCGAGGAGATCACCGGCATCAAGGTCAAGCACGACATCATCCAAGAGGGTGACGTCATCGAGAAGCTGCAGACCGAGATGCAGTCGGGCCGTGCGATTTACGACATGTACGTCAACGACAGCGATCTCATTGGAACGCACATGCGCTACGGCGTCGCCGTTCCGCTGTCCGACTTCATGAGCGGCGAGGGCAAAGACGTGACCCTGCCCACGCTCGACATCGACGACTTCATCGGAAAGAGCTTCGGCACGGGCCCCGACGGCAAGCTTTACCAGCTGCCCGATCAGCAATTCGCGAACCTGTATTGGTTCCGTTACGACTGGTTCAGCAAGCCGGAGTTGAAGGCGAAGTTCAAGGCCAAGTACGGCTACGAACTGGGCGTGCCGGTGAACTGGTCCGCCTACGAGGATATCGCCGACTTCTTCACCAACGACGTGAAGACCATCGACGGCGTGAAGGTCTACGGCCACATGGACTACGGGAAGAAAGACCCGTCGCTCGGCTGGCGCTTCACCGACGCATGGCTCTCCATGGCCGGTGTCGGCGACAAGGGCATCCCCAACGGCAAGCCCGTCGACGAGTGGGGTATCCGCGTCGAAGGATGCAACCCGGCGGGATCGAGCGTCGCGCGCGGTGGTGAGGCGAACGGCCCCGCGGCGGTGTACGCGCTCACGAAGTACATCGATTGGCTCAAGAAGTACGCGCCGCCGGAAGCTGCGGGCATGACCTTCTCGGAGGCCGGTCCGGTCCCCGGGCAGGGCAACGTCGCGCAGCAGATCTTCTGGTACACGGCCTTTACCGCGCCGCTCACCAAGCAGGGGCTCCCGGTCGTGAACGAAGATGGCACGCCCAAGTGGCGCATGGCTCCTTCGCCGCACGGCCCGTACTGGGAAGAGGGCACGAAGCTCGGCTACCAGGACGCGGGCTCGTGGACGATGCTCAAGAACGCACCGCTCGAGCGCCGCAAGGCCGCGTGGCTCTACGCGCAGTTCACGGTGGCGAAGACCACGTCGCTGAAGAAGTTCCTCACCGGCCTTACGCCCATCCGTGACTCCGACTTGAAGTCCGAGGCGGTCACCAAGATTGCGCCCAAGCTCGGCGGTCTCGTCGAGTTTTATCGCAGTCCGGCGCGCGTGGCGTGGACGCCGACGGGCACCAACGTGCCGGACTATCCGAAGCTCGCGCAGCTTTGGTGGCCGAACGTGAGCAGCGCGGTCACCGGCGAGAAGACGCCGCAAGCCGCGATGGACACGCTCGCCGAGCAGATGGACGACACGATGGCGCGGCTCGAGAAGGCCGGGATGAAGAACTGCCCGCCCAAGTTGAACGAGAAGAAGGATCCGAAGTACTGGTTCGATCAGCCGGGCGCGCCCAAGGGCAAGCTTGCGAACGAGAAGCCGAAGGGCGAGACCGTTCCGTACGAGCAGCTGTTGCAGGCGTGGAAGGAAGGCCGGGTCAAGTAG
- a CDS encoding DUF2160 domain-containing protein, giving the protein MPQASDSALGWMVWTAPTAIFFIVIALLIAGFTVWGIVSPPVERRGFLPMPTTRGDRLFIGLLGSAFIHLIWIALTVASPWIATGISLLYMLAIGRWG; this is encoded by the coding sequence ATGCCGCAAGCTTCCGATTCGGCTCTGGGATGGATGGTGTGGACGGCGCCCACCGCCATCTTTTTCATCGTGATCGCCTTGCTCATTGCGGGCTTTACGGTATGGGGAATCGTCTCCCCGCCGGTGGAAAGGCGAGGCTTTCTGCCGATGCCGACGACGCGCGGGGATCGTCTCTTCATCGGCTTACTTGGCAGTGCATTCATCCACTTGATTTGGATTGCTCTTACAGTCGCGTCACCGTGGATTGCGACCGGTATCTCACTTCTGTACATGCTCGCCATCGGAAGATGGGGCTAA
- a CDS encoding carbohydrate ABC transporter permease, producing the protein MKGSRFLAPLYLFASFVPIYWLVCMSFKTNEEILGKFTFFPQSPTLDNYSIIFTDPSWSQSYLNSISYVTINTVLSVLVALPAAYAFSRYRFLGDKHLFFWLLTNRMSPPAVFLLPFFQLYSSIGLFDTPWAVALSHTLFTVPLAVWILEGFMSGIPREIDETAYLDGYSFARFFVRIFLPLVRAGVGVTAFFCFMFSWVELLLARTLTSVDAKPIAATMTRTVSAAGMDWGVLAAAGVLTLIPGAIVIGFVRNYIAKGFALGRV; encoded by the coding sequence ATGAAGGGCTCCCGTTTTCTCGCGCCGCTCTACCTCTTCGCGAGCTTCGTGCCGATTTACTGGCTCGTGTGCATGTCGTTCAAAACGAACGAAGAGATCCTGGGCAAGTTCACCTTTTTCCCGCAGTCGCCGACGCTGGACAACTACTCGATCATCTTCACCGATCCGAGCTGGAGTCAGAGTTACCTCAATTCGATCAGCTACGTGACCATCAACACCGTCCTCTCCGTGTTGGTGGCATTGCCGGCGGCGTACGCGTTTTCGCGTTACCGCTTCCTCGGCGACAAGCACCTGTTCTTCTGGCTGCTCACGAACCGCATGTCGCCGCCCGCGGTCTTCCTCCTGCCGTTCTTCCAGCTCTATTCGAGCATTGGGCTCTTCGACACGCCCTGGGCCGTGGCCCTTTCGCACACGCTTTTCACCGTTCCGTTGGCCGTGTGGATCCTCGAGGGATTCATGTCGGGCATCCCGCGTGAAATCGACGAAACGGCGTACCTCGATGGCTACAGTTTCGCGCGCTTCTTCGTGCGCATCTTCCTGCCGCTGGTGCGGGCGGGCGTCGGCGTCACCGCGTTTTTCTGCTTCATGTTCAGCTGGGTCGAATTGCTCCTCGCGCGAACGCTCACGTCGGTGGATGCGAAACCCATCGCCGCCACGATGACCCGCACCGTGAGCGCCGCCGGTATGGATTGGGGCGTTCTCGCCGCCGCCGGTGTGCTCACCTTGATTCCGGGCGCCATCGTCATTGGATTCGTCCGCAACTACATTGCGAAGGGCTTCGCCCTCGGGCGGGTGTGA
- a CDS encoding sugar ABC transporter permease yields MDKPINHRAWFLVTPVVAIVAFSAVIPLMTVVNYSVQDILGPEQRIFVGTDWFQKVLHDPELHGALLRQIVFSLSILAVELPLGVGLALVLPREGWRSSLSLVLVSLPLLIPWNVVGTIWQVFGRGDIGLGGVALHAMGIDYNYTANAVHAWLTVVVMDVWHWTPLVALLAYAGLRAVPDAFYQAAKIDGASRWAIFRYIELPKLSGVLTIAVLLRFMDSFTIYTEPFVLTGGGPGNSTTFLSQYLATIAVGRFDLGPAAAFSLVYFLVILLFSYIFYTAMNSKGEAGK; encoded by the coding sequence ATGGATAAGCCGATCAACCATCGCGCATGGTTCCTCGTCACGCCCGTCGTGGCGATCGTGGCCTTCAGCGCGGTCATCCCGTTGATGACGGTGGTGAATTACTCCGTGCAGGACATCCTCGGTCCCGAGCAGCGCATCTTCGTGGGCACCGATTGGTTCCAAAAGGTGCTGCACGATCCGGAGTTGCACGGGGCGCTTTTGCGCCAAATCGTCTTCTCGCTTTCGATTTTGGCCGTCGAGTTGCCGCTGGGCGTGGGTCTCGCGCTGGTTCTCCCGCGCGAAGGGTGGCGTTCGTCGCTGAGCCTCGTCTTGGTGTCGCTGCCGCTGCTGATTCCGTGGAACGTCGTCGGCACCATCTGGCAGGTCTTCGGCCGCGGCGACATCGGGCTCGGGGGCGTGGCCCTCCATGCGATGGGCATCGATTACAACTACACGGCGAACGCCGTGCACGCGTGGCTCACCGTGGTCGTGATGGACGTGTGGCACTGGACGCCACTGGTCGCGCTCCTGGCGTATGCCGGATTGCGCGCCGTTCCGGATGCATTTTATCAGGCTGCCAAGATCGATGGCGCGTCACGCTGGGCCATCTTCCGCTACATCGAGCTGCCCAAGTTGAGCGGCGTCTTGACCATCGCCGTGCTCCTGCGGTTCATGGATAGCTTCACCATCTACACGGAGCCGTTCGTGCTCACTGGCGGGGGCCCGGGCAACTCGACGACGTTCTTGAGCCAATACCTGGCCACCATCGCCGTGGGGCGCTTCGACCTCGGGCCGGCGGCCGCGTTCTCTTTGGTGTACTTTCTCGTGATTCTGCTTTTCAGTTACATCTTCTACACGGCGATGAATTCCAAGGGCGAGGCCGGCAAATGA
- a CDS encoding ABC transporter ATP-binding protein: MARIELRGISHTYAGGAPALKPLEMVWEDGGAYALLGPSGCGKTTLLNIISGLLRPTVGSVLIDGKDVTHAPPEERNIAQVFQFPVVYDTMTVFDNLAFPLRNRRVPEKEIRQRVEQIGDLLEMSHQLGRRARGLSADELQKISLGRGLVRKDVAAILFDEPLTVIDPHAKWHLRRKLKQIHQATPVTLVYVTHDQVEALTLADRVVVMNVGSVVQQGTPEDLFERPAHTFVGHFIGSPGMNFLPCTVEDDAAVVGTHRVPLDANVCAKARAAKGPIVLGVRPEFLRRAEPEARGAIRTTVGHVEELGTHVIASASYSAGEGEQELKVKLPEGSKVTAGETLWLELPASRAMLYADGQAVSSEERGVASHG, encoded by the coding sequence ATGGCACGCATCGAGCTTCGCGGTATTTCGCATACTTATGCCGGGGGAGCCCCCGCGCTCAAACCGCTCGAAATGGTGTGGGAAGATGGCGGCGCCTACGCGCTGCTCGGCCCTTCCGGGTGCGGCAAGACAACGTTGTTGAACATCATTTCAGGCCTTCTGCGTCCGACGGTCGGCTCTGTGTTGATCGACGGCAAGGACGTGACGCACGCGCCGCCGGAGGAGCGGAACATCGCGCAGGTGTTTCAGTTCCCCGTGGTGTACGACACGATGACGGTGTTCGATAACCTGGCGTTCCCATTGCGGAATCGGCGGGTACCGGAGAAGGAGATTCGCCAGCGGGTCGAGCAGATTGGCGACTTGCTGGAAATGTCCCACCAGCTCGGGCGGCGTGCGCGCGGATTGTCGGCCGACGAGCTGCAGAAGATTTCCCTGGGGCGCGGTTTGGTGCGCAAGGACGTGGCGGCGATTCTGTTCGACGAGCCGCTCACGGTCATCGACCCGCATGCGAAGTGGCATTTGCGGCGCAAGCTGAAACAGATTCATCAGGCGACACCGGTGACCCTGGTGTACGTCACGCACGACCAAGTCGAGGCCTTGACCCTGGCCGATCGCGTGGTGGTGATGAACGTGGGCAGTGTGGTGCAGCAAGGCACGCCGGAAGATCTGTTCGAGCGGCCGGCGCACACCTTCGTGGGGCACTTCATCGGAAGCCCCGGGATGAATTTCCTGCCGTGCACCGTCGAGGACGATGCGGCGGTGGTGGGCACCCACCGCGTGCCGCTCGATGCGAACGTGTGCGCCAAGGCGCGAGCCGCGAAAGGCCCCATCGTGTTGGGCGTGCGGCCCGAGTTTCTGCGGCGTGCGGAGCCGGAGGCCCGCGGGGCCATTCGAACCACGGTGGGCCACGTGGAGGAACTGGGCACGCACGTCATTGCGTCCGCCTCGTATTCAGCAGGGGAGGGCGAACAGGAGCTCAAGGTGAAGTTGCCCGAGGGATCGAAGGTCACGGCGGGCGAGACGCTGTGGCTCGAGTTGCCGGCGTCGCGCGCGATGCTCTATGCCGACGGCCAGGCCGTTTCAAGCGAGGAACGCGGGGTGGCTAGCCATGGATAA